From a single Deltaproteobacteria bacterium genomic region:
- the argJ gene encoding bifunctional glutamate N-acetyltransferase/amino-acid acetyltransferase ArgJ, producing MTKVPGFLGSGVSSGIKKNGRKDLALIFSETPAKAAGVFTLNIVKAPPVVLGMERIKSGYCQAVLVNSGVANAFTGKRGMRDAIATSRYVAEKLGIDENLVIPSSTGLIGGPLPTDKIKKALPGLVSELREDGFVDTAEAIMTTDAFPKYASIKLKVGGKTGTIAVIGKGAGMIMPNMATMLAYVLTDINVGKRALSKALRNAVRNSFNKIIVDGDTSTNDTVLMLSSGKLGNRAVNESGAEYRKFEQAVTEASTEVARMIVKDGEGATKTVKIVVKGANNEKDAESMARTLGTSLLVKSAFYGEDPNWGRIVAAAGRAGVSFNPDKIDLYFGDLKVLSNSRDVMDEKKAERVMKKPEFTITLDLKSGRASSFVITSDITFEYLKINAQYRT from the coding sequence ATGACAAAAGTTCCCGGATTTCTGGGAAGCGGGGTTTCTTCAGGTATTAAAAAGAACGGCAGGAAAGACCTCGCTTTGATATTCTCGGAAACCCCCGCGAAGGCGGCGGGAGTCTTTACTCTGAACATAGTCAAGGCGCCCCCTGTGGTCCTCGGAATGGAACGCATCAAAAGCGGATACTGTCAGGCGGTACTCGTAAACAGCGGAGTGGCAAACGCGTTTACCGGAAAAAGGGGAATGAGGGACGCGATTGCAACCTCGCGTTACGTAGCAGAAAAACTGGGAATAGACGAGAACCTGGTCATACCCTCGTCCACAGGGCTTATAGGAGGCCCCCTCCCTACAGACAAGATAAAGAAGGCCCTGCCCGGGCTAGTCTCCGAGCTCAGGGAAGACGGATTCGTGGATACGGCAGAAGCGATAATGACAACAGACGCGTTTCCAAAATACGCATCAATAAAGCTGAAAGTCGGCGGCAAAACCGGAACTATCGCAGTAATAGGCAAGGGCGCGGGGATGATTATGCCCAATATGGCGACCATGCTGGCGTATGTGCTTACGGATATAAATGTCGGGAAGAGGGCATTGTCAAAGGCTCTCAGGAATGCCGTCCGGAACTCCTTCAATAAAATAATTGTGGACGGCGACACGTCGACTAACGACACGGTTCTGATGCTATCAAGCGGCAAGCTCGGAAACCGGGCTGTAAATGAAAGCGGGGCGGAATACAGGAAGTTCGAGCAGGCCGTCACCGAAGCATCGACCGAGGTCGCGAGGATGATAGTCAAAGACGGAGAAGGGGCTACGAAGACGGTTAAGATTGTGGTCAAAGGCGCAAATAACGAAAAAGACGCAGAGAGCATGGCGCGCACTCTTGGAACCTCACTTCTCGTGAAAAGCGCTTTTTACGGCGAAGACCCCAACTGGGGGAGGATTGTAGCCGCTGCGGGCAGAGCTGGGGTTAGCTTCAATCCCGATAAAATCGACCTATATTTCGGGGACCTGAAGGTTCTCAGCAACTCGAGGGATGTGATGGACGAGAAAAAGGCTGAGCGGGTTATGAAGAAGCCAGAATTTACGATTACGCTCGACCTCAAATCAGGCAGGGCAAGCTCCTTTGTAATCACGAGCGATATTACGTTTGAGTATCTGAAAATAAACGCTCAGTACAGAACGTAA
- a CDS encoding STAS/SEC14 domain-containing protein: MLEIIPFEEGNIIGFRLKGRIEDEEFDEALGMIEEKLKNHEKLRVYAEVEKVGGMSVNTLMKDIHFNLRHWRDFEKEAVVSDKGWIETWVKFASRLFPHIEVRHFSFEEKEEAMEWVRG, translated from the coding sequence ATGCTTGAAATTATTCCGTTCGAGGAAGGGAACATAATAGGGTTCCGGCTGAAGGGCCGTATCGAGGATGAGGAATTCGACGAGGCTCTCGGCATGATCGAGGAAAAGCTGAAGAATCACGAGAAGCTCCGCGTATATGCGGAGGTAGAAAAGGTAGGCGGCATGTCCGTAAACACGCTCATGAAAGACATACACTTTAATCTCAGGCACTGGAGGGACTTCGAGAAAGAGGCCGTTGTCTCCGACAAGGGCTGGATAGAAACCTGGGTAAAATTCGCCTCCCGGCTCTTCCCCCACATAGAGGTCAGACACTTCTCTTTCGAGGAGAAGGAAGAGGCGATGGAGTGGGTACGGGGGTGA
- a CDS encoding UbiA-like polyprenyltransferase yields the protein MEKLKDFGNFIKFEHTLFSLPLIFAGAFLAWGGLPGVRLLVLIIFAGTGARTAALAVNRIIDRKIDALNPRTKDRELPAGKISLLNAYAITLAGLIVYFLSAYLICDFVLFLSPIPLLVFILYPLMKRFTPLCHFGVGLGLALAPLGGWVAVTCSFKSIFPGIVLSVFTFFWVSGFDIIYATLDEEFDKGKGISSIVSAYGRDTGLFISGILHQAAFFSIAFLYFYMFKTIFAAVFLALIGLLLFLEHKKSEDVDLAFFKINILVGFAVFLFVLSGLYLP from the coding sequence ATGGAAAAACTTAAAGACTTCGGAAATTTTATAAAATTCGAGCACACCCTTTTTTCTCTCCCCCTTATTTTTGCCGGAGCATTTCTGGCGTGGGGCGGGCTGCCCGGCGTGAGACTCCTCGTGTTAATTATATTCGCGGGAACGGGGGCGCGTACCGCGGCGCTTGCGGTAAACAGGATTATCGACAGAAAAATAGACGCCCTCAATCCCAGGACAAAGGACAGGGAATTGCCGGCTGGAAAGATAAGCCTGTTAAATGCCTACGCCATAACCCTGGCCGGTCTTATCGTTTATTTTCTCTCCGCCTATTTGATTTGCGACTTCGTTTTATTCCTTTCCCCCATTCCACTGCTCGTATTCATTCTTTACCCTCTGATGAAGCGCTTTACGCCGCTCTGTCATTTCGGGGTGGGTCTCGGCCTTGCGCTCGCTCCCCTTGGTGGATGGGTAGCGGTAACATGCTCGTTTAAAAGCATATTTCCCGGTATTGTGCTGTCGGTTTTCACATTCTTCTGGGTTTCGGGATTCGACATTATTTACGCGACACTCGATGAGGAGTTCGATAAAGGTAAGGGCATCAGCTCAATAGTTTCCGCGTACGGAAGGGACACGGGTCTCTTTATTTCGGGAATTCTCCATCAGGCCGCCTTCTTTTCGATCGCGTTTTTGTATTTCTACATGTTTAAAACCATTTTCGCGGCGGTATTCCTTGCTCTGATAGGACTACTGCTCTTCCTGGAGCATAAAAAATCGGAGGATGTAGACCTGGCGTTTTTTAAAATCAACATACTGGTAGGGTTCGCCGTCTTCCTTTTTGTGCTCTCTGGGCTATACTTACCCTAG
- the mgtE gene encoding magnesium transporter, whose product MPDPKLAERIFNDLNEGRFEDIRATLSTVHPSEIAGILQSLEPEDYQKILGALDNDTASEVILELEPEQREEILGELDADKIADIVEEMDSDDAADLLGELPEQTASSVLSRMDPEELKEVEPLLKYPDDSAGGIMQTELVKVNEKFTVTDTINWIRLIADEVEDFHLIFVTDDNDRLLGQISLSKLVLATPNSGVINIMEPVEVTVPPYMDQEEVADIFQKYDILSVPVIDNKGILLGRITADDILDVLTEEASEDMLQMAGVGETLHPVYTPTRTRIKLRTPWLLLTLVGELFIAFIIVYAFEPTLQKVAILAAFMPAIMATGGNVGLQTTTIVIRSLGMGTINFKQIIKIVLSEVKVGLALGIICGIIAAIIGALISYGQPEVIKIAGAVFIAMVSATIATSFIGVAAPLTLHKLKFDPAAASGPFLTMFNDIFGSVFYLFIAMLIF is encoded by the coding sequence ATGCCCGATCCCAAGCTTGCCGAAAGAATTTTTAACGACCTTAACGAGGGCAGATTTGAGGATATAAGGGCCACGTTGTCCACCGTTCATCCGTCCGAAATAGCGGGAATCCTACAGTCACTGGAGCCCGAAGATTATCAAAAAATACTGGGGGCCCTTGATAACGATACGGCTTCGGAAGTAATTCTCGAGCTGGAACCCGAGCAAAGAGAGGAAATCCTGGGGGAACTGGACGCGGACAAGATCGCCGACATAGTCGAGGAGATGGATTCCGACGACGCCGCGGACCTGCTTGGAGAACTCCCCGAACAAACAGCGAGCAGCGTTCTTTCCAGAATGGACCCCGAGGAGCTGAAGGAAGTAGAGCCGCTGCTCAAGTACCCGGACGACTCGGCCGGCGGCATTATGCAGACCGAGCTTGTGAAGGTCAATGAAAAATTCACCGTTACAGACACAATCAACTGGATAAGGTTAATCGCGGATGAGGTCGAGGACTTCCATCTTATATTCGTTACCGATGATAACGACAGGCTGCTCGGACAGATATCCCTCAGCAAGCTGGTACTGGCTACTCCGAACTCCGGGGTGATCAATATTATGGAACCCGTTGAAGTTACGGTCCCGCCCTATATGGACCAGGAGGAAGTTGCGGATATATTCCAGAAATACGACATACTCTCGGTGCCTGTTATCGACAACAAGGGAATACTGCTGGGAAGGATTACAGCCGACGACATTCTGGACGTGCTGACCGAGGAGGCGTCAGAGGATATGCTGCAGATGGCTGGGGTAGGAGAAACGCTCCACCCCGTATACACACCCACGAGAACCCGGATAAAACTGAGAACTCCATGGCTCCTGCTGACACTCGTGGGAGAGCTATTCATAGCTTTCATCATCGTCTACGCATTCGAGCCGACTCTCCAGAAAGTGGCGATTCTGGCGGCTTTCATGCCCGCTATAATGGCTACCGGCGGGAACGTGGGGCTTCAGACAACTACTATAGTCATAAGAAGCCTCGGGATGGGAACCATAAACTTCAAGCAGATAATCAAAATTGTATTGTCGGAGGTTAAAGTCGGACTGGCTTTGGGAATAATCTGCGGGATAATTGCGGCCATAATAGGAGCGCTCATCAGTTACGGTCAGCCCGAGGTTATAAAAATCGCCGGCGCCGTTTTTATCGCTATGGTCTCGGCCACGATAGCGACTTCTTTTATCGGAGTCGCGGCGCCCTTAACCCTGCACAAACTTAAATTCGATCCCGCGGCCGCGTCAGGCCCGTTCCTCACGATGTTCAACGATATATTCGGCTCGGTGTTCTACCTCTTTATCGCGATGCTGATTTTTTGA
- a CDS encoding YeeE/YedE thiosulfate transporter family protein encodes MNLLYAVILGTLFGFVLHRVGASNPQRIIDMLRLTDFHLMKTTLFGIAVASVLLFLGVTLGIIDPSHLSVEITHWGVVAGGLIMGLGWAVGGYCPGTGVAALGEGRKDAGFFVIGGLGGAFMYILVHGRVSSTGIFKWILAGDSTIAFTPNPDYPVIVDSIPGVATALVIAVVFTLIAWMLPKSSG; translated from the coding sequence ATGAACTTATTGTACGCGGTAATACTAGGCACGCTCTTCGGCTTCGTACTTCACAGAGTCGGAGCATCGAATCCGCAGAGGATTATAGATATGCTCAGGCTGACAGACTTTCACCTCATGAAGACGACCCTGTTCGGTATAGCCGTAGCGAGTGTGCTTCTCTTCCTCGGCGTGACGCTCGGGATCATAGACCCTTCGCACCTGTCCGTCGAGATAACCCACTGGGGCGTAGTCGCGGGGGGTCTTATAATGGGACTCGGATGGGCGGTAGGAGGCTACTGTCCGGGAACCGGTGTAGCCGCCCTCGGGGAGGGGAGAAAAGACGCCGGATTTTTTGTGATTGGAGGACTCGGCGGGGCATTTATGTACATACTTGTTCACGGGAGGGTATCGAGCACGGGGATTTTCAAATGGATACTCGCCGGTGATTCCACTATCGCTTTCACTCCCAACCCTGACTATCCCGTAATAGTTGATAGTATTCCGGGCGTTGCAACCGCTCTCGTAATCGCAGTAGTCTTCACGCTTATAGCCTGGATGCTGCCTAAAAGCTCCGGCTGA
- a CDS encoding quinone-dependent dihydroorotate dehydrogenase codes for MYKEIVRPILNKLDSETFHDLARESLHFAEISPITLKLVEFFAHTHKRFADPRLNVNLGGVRFENPLIVGAGWDKAGRAVLALWRLGFASVEVGSVLEYRQPGNPKPRLFMVSDGVAINWLAFNSPGMDLVAKNLDRYKGSGVPIGISIGLNRDADQEYAPEAYAAVAKRMYEYADYYAINISSPNTPGLRNLQARESGNDIIQAVNESMDGEGGRKPLFVKIAPELSFKEIDDIIEIALDHSITGIIASNTANVPELKARYGERWRNQIGGLSGDDEEYRRMTTRQVAHIYRQAGDKLDIIGVGGIKDAGTALEKIRAGAKALQLVTAIRGEGPGVAGKINMGIADYMSRHGIKSIDEIVGIDAGK; via the coding sequence ATGTATAAAGAGATTGTAAGGCCCATTCTGAATAAGCTCGATTCCGAGACTTTTCACGACCTGGCGCGTGAGTCTCTCCACTTTGCCGAAATCTCCCCGATAACCCTAAAACTGGTTGAATTTTTTGCGCACACGCACAAGAGGTTCGCCGACCCCAGGCTCAATGTTAATTTGGGCGGCGTCAGGTTCGAGAATCCGCTCATCGTAGGTGCGGGGTGGGATAAGGCCGGACGCGCGGTGCTGGCGCTGTGGCGCCTCGGCTTTGCGAGCGTGGAGGTAGGCTCCGTTCTCGAGTACAGGCAGCCCGGAAACCCGAAGCCGCGTCTTTTTATGGTCTCTGACGGCGTGGCTATCAACTGGCTTGCGTTCAACAGTCCCGGCATGGATCTGGTGGCGAAGAATCTCGACCGCTACAAGGGGTCAGGCGTCCCGATAGGGATAAGCATAGGGCTCAACAGGGACGCGGACCAGGAATACGCCCCCGAGGCTTACGCCGCTGTGGCGAAGAGAATGTACGAATACGCGGATTATTACGCTATTAATATTAGCTCGCCCAATACGCCCGGGCTCAGGAATCTCCAGGCCAGGGAGAGCGGAAACGATATAATTCAGGCTGTGAACGAGTCTATGGACGGGGAAGGGGGGAGAAAGCCATTGTTCGTTAAAATCGCCCCCGAGCTCTCGTTTAAGGAAATCGACGACATCATAGAGATTGCGCTCGACCATTCGATTACCGGCATTATCGCCTCCAATACCGCCAATGTTCCCGAGCTTAAGGCTAGGTACGGCGAGAGATGGAGGAATCAGATAGGCGGACTCAGCGGAGACGACGAAGAGTACAGGAGGATGACTACCCGGCAAGTTGCGCACATATACAGGCAGGCGGGGGATAAGCTCGATATTATAGGCGTGGGGGGGATAAAGGACGCCGGGACCGCGCTTGAGAAAATCAGGGCGGGCGCGAAGGCGCTTCAGCTTGTCACGGCTATTCGCGGGGAAGGGCCGGGTGTGGCAGGTAAGATAAACATGGGGATTGCGGACTATATGTCCCGGCACGGAATCAAGTCAATAGACGAGATCGTCGGCATTGACGCTGGTAAATAA
- a CDS encoding glycosyltransferase, translating into MIAEIENPSRITSAEIVVGIPSYNEADSIYFPVEQASKGLMIHYPHKSSVIVNVDNCSPDGTKDAFFSTPTKVPKIYASTKEGEKGKGRNVHNLLEISAGLGAKAVILLDADLRSLTPRWIRYFLEPLEDGYDFVVPIYMRHKYDGTITNNIAYPLLRTLFGLRIRQPIAGDFAISGRLANAFMLEPTWDEYVCNFGIDIWMTIVAISRNFKVCQAFLGSSKTHRPKDPASDLGPMFSQVVGSIFNTIKTFEYVWKNIEESRPSVIYGFGLGQSGVKEEVKVSTNLLHKSFINGFEDYGDIWQQVLMPSNIQVLDRLSHSSPDQLHYEADEWVKVLFDFALASIFNKDIDKNKLLEALIPLYYSCTLSFVNKVSSMDDAETELYLEDRARRFEESKYYLIERWNQLTRHNGNRRLYQMLTGNRNIVDE; encoded by the coding sequence ATGATAGCCGAGATTGAAAATCCGTCGAGAATAACTTCAGCCGAAATAGTTGTGGGTATTCCTTCGTACAATGAAGCGGATTCCATATATTTTCCCGTTGAGCAGGCCAGCAAGGGGCTCATGATTCACTACCCTCACAAGTCGTCGGTCATCGTGAATGTGGACAACTGCTCTCCCGACGGAACCAAAGACGCGTTCTTCAGCACGCCGACAAAAGTACCGAAAATTTATGCCTCCACTAAGGAGGGAGAAAAAGGTAAAGGCAGGAACGTTCATAATCTTCTTGAGATTTCAGCGGGTCTTGGCGCAAAGGCGGTAATACTCCTGGATGCAGACCTCAGGAGCCTCACGCCGCGCTGGATCAGATATTTTCTCGAGCCTCTGGAGGACGGCTATGACTTCGTGGTGCCTATATACATGAGGCATAAGTACGACGGAACCATTACGAATAACATAGCTTATCCGCTTTTACGCACACTCTTCGGTTTACGCATCAGACAGCCCATAGCGGGTGATTTCGCTATTTCAGGCAGGCTTGCGAACGCGTTCATGCTTGAGCCTACCTGGGACGAGTACGTTTGTAATTTCGGAATAGACATATGGATGACCATTGTAGCCATCAGCCGTAATTTCAAGGTCTGCCAGGCCTTTCTCGGCTCTTCAAAGACTCACCGTCCCAAGGATCCTGCGAGCGACCTAGGTCCTATGTTCTCACAGGTTGTGGGTTCTATATTCAATACGATCAAGACATTCGAGTATGTGTGGAAGAATATCGAAGAATCCCGGCCCAGCGTTATATACGGATTCGGTCTGGGGCAGTCGGGCGTAAAAGAAGAGGTGAAGGTCAGCACCAATCTGCTGCATAAATCATTTATAAACGGATTTGAGGACTACGGCGATATATGGCAGCAAGTGCTCATGCCCTCCAATATTCAGGTGCTTGACAGGCTGAGCCATTCAAGCCCCGATCAGCTTCATTACGAGGCTGACGAATGGGTAAAGGTTTTGTTTGATTTTGCGCTCGCCTCGATTTTCAACAAGGATATTGACAAGAACAAGCTGTTAGAGGCGCTTATCCCTCTTTATTATTCCTGCACTCTTTCGTTCGTGAACAAGGTCTCCTCGATGGACGACGCCGAAACCGAATTATATCTTGAGGATAGAGCCCGCAGGTTCGAGGAATCCAAGTACTATCTGATTGAGAGATGGAACCAGCTCACCAGGCACAACGGCAACAGGAGGCTCTATCAGATGCTCACCGGGAACAGGAACATAGTCGATGAGTGA
- the ychF gene encoding redox-regulated ATPase YchF, with protein sequence MGLKCGIIGLPNVGKSTLFNALTNAGAEVGNFPFCTIEDNVGIIPVADDRLHRIAELVKPQKITPTYLEVVDIAGLVKGASEGKGRGNAFLASIREVDLILHTVRCFEDDNVMHVEGSTDALRDIHIIEDELLLKDLETVERREERLQSQAKSGDVKTKETLEVVKRLREFVEEGNKVRNFPSDGETGRIIKEMYLLTGIPVLYVCNVGEDDIPDAAGNEEVRKVRDYAEKNESDVIVLSAKIESEIAELPYEEKKMFLSELGLETSGLDRLIKVAYDKLGLITFFTQGSKEVRAWTLRKNVKAPQAAGAIHSDFERGFIRAETASYDDFVSAGSEAALKEAGKMRSEGKEYVVKDGDILLFRFNV encoded by the coding sequence ATGGGACTGAAATGCGGAATAATAGGGCTTCCCAATGTGGGAAAGTCAACCCTTTTTAACGCGCTAACCAACGCGGGAGCGGAAGTCGGTAATTTCCCCTTTTGCACGATTGAGGATAACGTCGGGATAATTCCGGTAGCCGACGACAGGCTTCACAGGATAGCGGAGCTGGTAAAGCCTCAGAAAATCACGCCGACCTACCTCGAAGTCGTCGATATAGCGGGGCTTGTAAAGGGGGCGTCCGAGGGGAAGGGCAGGGGGAACGCCTTTCTCGCGAGCATAAGGGAAGTTGATCTGATCCTTCACACTGTGCGCTGCTTTGAGGACGATAACGTAATGCACGTTGAGGGCTCTACGGATGCTCTCCGCGACATCCATATAATAGAGGACGAGCTTCTGCTCAAGGATTTAGAGACCGTTGAGAGGCGCGAGGAAAGGCTTCAGTCCCAGGCTAAGAGCGGGGATGTAAAAACAAAGGAAACGCTTGAGGTGGTAAAACGCCTGAGGGAATTTGTGGAGGAGGGCAACAAGGTCAGGAACTTCCCTTCGGACGGAGAAACCGGAAGGATTATAAAAGAGATGTATCTTCTGACCGGAATTCCCGTTCTCTATGTTTGCAACGTAGGCGAGGACGATATCCCTGACGCCGCGGGCAACGAGGAAGTACGGAAAGTAAGGGATTATGCAGAAAAGAACGAATCGGATGTAATCGTCCTATCCGCTAAAATAGAGTCTGAAATTGCCGAGCTCCCGTACGAAGAGAAAAAAATGTTTCTAAGCGAGCTCGGGCTCGAGACCTCGGGACTCGACAGGCTGATAAAGGTAGCTTATGATAAACTCGGACTAATAACCTTTTTTACCCAGGGGTCAAAGGAAGTCAGGGCGTGGACGCTCAGAAAGAACGTCAAGGCTCCTCAGGCGGCGGGCGCTATCCACTCCGACTTCGAGAGGGGGTTTATAAGGGCCGAAACGGCGTCGTATGACGACTTCGTTTCAGCGGGCTCCGAAGCCGCCCTCAAGGAGGCGGGCAAAATGAGGTCCGAAGGAAAAGAATACGTTGTAAAAGACGGGGACATACTGCTTTTCAGATTCAATGTATAA
- a CDS encoding universal stress protein: MKRFRKILLAYDGRDSAGEALERAFTLAKQNKAGLTVVYVLEEIPSKTEDYIDKVPIKEFEKIACEEKASEIRDLIKSTEKRIRVKAEVKILTGKPHIEIIKEVLRNKHDLVMKTAEGKDGTRKMFFGGIDISLMRKCPSPVWIVKPSKADKYSRILAAVDPDPFDEKTDRLNDLIMDLALSLSKLDDSELHIVHAWSVFGENILRGPRFRKTEAEMKRLIKVEKGFHQESLDKLLSRKRMGKTQYRVHLLKGDPSLLIPKVAKKEKIDLIVMGTLCRTGLPGIIIGNTAESVLNQVNCSVLTVKPEGFVSPVKLDD; this comes from the coding sequence ATGAAAAGATTCAGGAAAATACTTTTAGCGTATGACGGAAGGGACAGCGCCGGCGAAGCGCTTGAGCGGGCTTTCACCCTGGCTAAACAGAACAAGGCCGGATTAACCGTAGTATACGTACTCGAGGAAATTCCCTCCAAGACAGAGGATTACATCGACAAGGTTCCGATTAAGGAATTCGAGAAGATAGCCTGTGAAGAGAAAGCCTCGGAGATCAGAGATCTGATTAAAAGCACTGAAAAAAGAATACGGGTTAAAGCCGAAGTAAAAATATTAACGGGAAAGCCCCATATCGAGATAATTAAGGAAGTGCTCAGAAACAAACACGACCTCGTTATGAAAACCGCAGAAGGAAAAGACGGAACAAGGAAAATGTTCTTCGGAGGTATCGACATCAGCCTGATGCGCAAGTGTCCATCCCCGGTCTGGATTGTCAAACCTTCCAAAGCGGATAAGTATTCGCGTATTCTGGCGGCGGTTGACCCAGACCCCTTTGACGAAAAAACCGACAGATTGAATGATCTTATAATGGATTTGGCCCTTTCATTATCAAAACTCGACGACAGCGAGCTCCACATTGTTCACGCCTGGAGCGTCTTCGGGGAAAACATTCTGCGCGGACCGCGCTTCAGAAAGACAGAGGCGGAGATGAAAAGACTGATAAAGGTTGAAAAAGGTTTTCATCAGGAATCTCTTGATAAACTCCTCAGCAGGAAAAGGATGGGAAAAACACAATACAGGGTGCACCTGCTCAAAGGGGACCCGTCTCTACTAATTCCTAAAGTCGCAAAGAAAGAGAAAATTGATCTCATCGTAATGGGCACTCTCTGCCGCACGGGGCTTCCAGGGATAATAATTGGAAACACGGCGGAATCGGTTCTGAACCAGGTGAACTGCTCGGTATTGACGGTTAAACCCGAGGGGTTTGTCTCTCCCGTAAAACTTGACGATTGA
- the recO gene encoding DNA repair protein RecO, with protein sequence MNSTEAFLIRKTLHGDADYIITLFTRDFGKIRGFAKNAKRSKKRFGGRLEPFVCFRVRFRDKSRDMRFVEDAETVRVFHHLMENIELFLWGSFILETVDSLLPDESPAEELFELLVETLSELDSGKSILPAVLSFQLKALTISGYEPNLGICAECGKQIEGDALFSLSKGGVICGDCTGGAQNGFRVSREFLSDRATMEIHLAKVLKYIKLFTKFTEFHTEKELKSSKFIEELTI encoded by the coding sequence ATGAACAGCACAGAGGCTTTCTTGATCCGTAAAACCCTCCACGGTGACGCAGACTATATAATCACCCTCTTCACTCGGGATTTCGGGAAAATCAGGGGTTTTGCAAAAAACGCGAAAAGGAGTAAAAAGCGCTTCGGCGGAAGGCTTGAACCTTTCGTGTGCTTTCGGGTCAGATTCAGGGACAAATCGAGGGATATGCGATTCGTAGAAGATGCAGAGACAGTAAGGGTATTCCATCATCTCATGGAGAATATAGAACTCTTTCTCTGGGGCAGTTTTATACTCGAGACGGTCGACAGCCTGCTGCCCGACGAGTCTCCCGCGGAAGAGCTGTTCGAGCTTCTGGTTGAAACCCTGAGCGAACTCGACTCCGGAAAAAGTATTCTCCCGGCCGTTCTTTCATTCCAGCTGAAAGCGCTTACAATATCGGGATACGAACCCAACCTCGGAATATGCGCAGAATGCGGAAAACAGATAGAGGGGGATGCCCTGTTTAGCCTGAGTAAGGGCGGCGTAATATGCGGGGACTGCACAGGCGGAGCGCAAAACGGATTCCGTGTATCAAGGGAATTCCTGAGCGACAGAGCGACTATGGAAATACACCTCGCAAAAGTCCTAAAGTACATAAAGCTGTTTACAAAATTCACAGAATTCCATACGGAAAAGGAATTGAAATCATCAAAATTCATAGAGGAGTTAACAATATGA
- a CDS encoding UbiX family flavin prenyltransferase has translation MRTIVGFTGASGVAYGVDFLRRCPEDKYLIASKWGKRVLYEELGLKTEELRPWVNDIYSDSDLGAPFSSGSNHFDSLVIIPCSVSTLAKIANGIADTLITRIAQVALKERRRLVIALRETPLSSIALENALKLSREGAVIMPISPPHYMNAESVEGLIEGYVDKVLNIIGVETGNGWKHEELE, from the coding sequence ATGCGCACTATAGTGGGATTTACCGGTGCTTCGGGCGTCGCTTACGGTGTTGATTTCCTCAGAAGATGCCCTGAAGACAAATATCTGATAGCGAGCAAATGGGGAAAAAGGGTGCTCTACGAAGAACTCGGGCTCAAGACCGAGGAGCTCCGTCCCTGGGTGAACGATATATACAGCGATTCCGACCTGGGGGCGCCGTTTTCTTCGGGCAGCAATCATTTCGATTCCCTCGTGATTATACCGTGCTCCGTCTCCACGCTTGCCAAGATAGCAAACGGCATCGCAGATACCTTGATTACCAGGATAGCCCAGGTGGCTCTCAAAGAAAGGAGGAGGCTCGTGATCGCCCTCAGGGAAACCCCTCTCAGCTCCATAGCGCTTGAGAACGCGCTCAAGCTTTCGAGGGAAGGGGCTGTGATTATGCCGATCAGTCCTCCCCATTACATGAACGCCGAAAGCGTTGAGGGCCTGATAGAGGGCTATGTCGACAAGGTGCTTAATATTATCGGTGTCGAAACCGGAAACGGCTGGAAGCACGAGGAGCTTGAATAG
- a CDS encoding YeeE/YedE thiosulfate transporter family protein has translation MTGQLNWFWGGLALGIVFVLAVWAVEPIGVSTQFVILDGIIWSKRTPQLIKEDPGRESGYSSTISYLNKSGGKYAKSIAKPFNYSFVFVVFIIVGAFLSSITKGPKATRSDKTAPEVWRNRFGDSPAVRYLAALTGGGLVLFGARLAGGSTSGHMVSGIMQTSVSGYLFAMAAFAVAIPAAILIYGRK, from the coding sequence ATGACGGGACAGCTAAACTGGTTTTGGGGCGGGCTTGCGCTGGGTATCGTATTCGTGCTGGCGGTGTGGGCGGTAGAGCCGATAGGAGTATCTACCCAGTTCGTGATACTTGACGGAATCATATGGAGCAAACGTACGCCGCAACTCATCAAAGAAGACCCCGGAAGAGAATCCGGCTATTCGAGCACCATTTCATACCTGAACAAGAGCGGGGGGAAATACGCCAAGAGTATAGCGAAACCCTTCAACTATAGCTTCGTATTCGTAGTGTTCATTATTGTAGGCGCTTTTCTCTCCTCCATTACGAAAGGCCCCAAAGCAACCCGGAGCGATAAAACAGCCCCCGAGGTGTGGCGGAACAGATTCGGGGACTCCCCCGCAGTGAGGTACCTGGCGGCTCTCACGGGCGGCGGCCTCGTGCTGTTCGGAGCAAGGCTCGCAGGGGGTAGCACGAGCGGGCATATGGTGAGCGGCATTATGCAGACCTCCGTAAGCGGATACCTTTTCGCTATGGCGGCTTTTGCCGTCGCGATTCCCGCGGCAATTCTGATTTACGGAAGAAAATAA